One Tomitella gaofuii DNA segment encodes these proteins:
- a CDS encoding TetR/AcrR family transcriptional regulator, with translation MVSEPGNDDAAAPDWAAARQRRATADNVTRGALLEAAARVFARKGFAATSVGDVTNEARVSRSAFYAYFRSKHETFLMVAGQVRDDFLHAHELPGNLDPRAMGRASIAAFLTAHAQYSALLTVIEHEAGADSEIDAIWHEMQRRPARRMARYVRDLAAQDQADPVAEPEMLAESMFALFRRFGAELAVDTIDAADPTSRFARRVDELTAVYLRLIGAE, from the coding sequence ATGGTGAGCGAACCAGGGAACGACGATGCGGCGGCACCCGACTGGGCGGCGGCGCGGCAACGGCGCGCGACCGCGGACAACGTCACGCGGGGCGCGCTCCTGGAGGCCGCGGCCCGCGTGTTCGCCCGCAAGGGCTTCGCCGCCACGTCCGTCGGCGACGTCACCAACGAAGCCCGGGTGTCGAGGTCCGCGTTCTACGCCTACTTCCGTAGCAAGCACGAGACCTTCCTCATGGTGGCGGGCCAGGTGAGGGACGATTTCCTGCACGCTCACGAGCTCCCCGGCAATCTCGATCCACGGGCGATGGGTCGGGCATCGATTGCGGCATTCCTGACCGCCCATGCGCAGTACTCGGCGCTGCTCACCGTCATCGAGCACGAGGCCGGAGCCGATTCCGAGATAGACGCGATCTGGCACGAGATGCAGAGGCGCCCGGCCCGGCGGATGGCCCGGTACGTCCGCGACCTCGCCGCGCAGGACCAGGCCGATCCCGTCGCCGAGCCCGAAATGCTCGCGGAGTCGATGTTCGCCCTGTTCCGCCGCTTCGGCGCCGAGCTCGCCGTGGACACGATAGACGCCGCCGACCCGACGAGCCGATTCGCGCGACGAGTGGACGAACTCACCGCCGTCTACCTGCGCTTGATCGGCGCCGAGTAA
- a CDS encoding acetyl-CoA acetyltransferase, giving the protein MTFDPRTPVLVGGGQVSEHDGGIEPVDLIAEAARAAAAEAGSPRLLESLDTVWLSRILSWPYRDPGLLVADRIGAVPRHTGYSGTAGSVPQVLLARAAEDIAAGRRDAVLVGGAESWRTLMKLRAQDRTPEWTVQPETIEPAENLVPDVPMGAEAEKRIGFTRPAHIYPLFDDALRLRLGRTRSVHRDALGRLWSRMSRVAAENPHAWSREALPAQQITTPSPENRMIASPYTKRMNSNNMVDQAAALLMCSAATADALGIARDRWVFPHASVDGHDTYAIAERPALDRCHAIRIGGQRALELSGIGLDDIAYVDLYSCFPSAVQIAARELGLPLDDPARPLTVTGGLSFAGGPWCNYSAHAVASIAERLRDNPGNYGLVTANSGYLTKQAIGVYSTEPPASGFRRADVQAEIDRVPTVRALDTYAGPATAEASTVVYDRSGEPERAFLAARTSGGERVLAVSQDDADIDALVSCEEASMPVDIDADGTFHVSG; this is encoded by the coding sequence ATGACCTTCGATCCGCGTACACCCGTTCTCGTCGGCGGCGGCCAGGTGTCGGAGCACGACGGCGGCATCGAACCGGTGGATCTGATCGCCGAGGCCGCCCGGGCCGCTGCCGCCGAGGCCGGATCACCTCGGCTCCTCGAATCCCTCGATACGGTCTGGCTCTCGCGGATCCTCTCGTGGCCGTACCGCGACCCGGGCCTCCTCGTGGCGGACCGCATCGGAGCTGTCCCCCGCCACACCGGCTACAGCGGCACCGCGGGGAGTGTTCCGCAGGTCCTTCTCGCGCGTGCCGCCGAAGACATCGCCGCCGGCCGCCGCGACGCCGTCCTGGTCGGCGGTGCCGAATCCTGGCGCACCCTGATGAAGCTGCGCGCACAGGACCGCACACCCGAGTGGACGGTGCAGCCGGAAACCATCGAACCGGCCGAGAATCTGGTCCCGGACGTGCCGATGGGCGCCGAGGCCGAGAAACGCATCGGCTTCACCCGGCCCGCGCACATATACCCGCTGTTCGACGACGCGCTGCGCCTACGGCTCGGACGCACGCGCTCCGTGCACCGCGACGCGCTCGGACGGTTGTGGTCACGGATGAGCCGCGTGGCGGCCGAGAACCCGCATGCCTGGTCACGCGAAGCCCTGCCCGCGCAGCAGATCACGACGCCGAGCCCCGAGAACCGCATGATCGCCTCTCCGTATACCAAGCGGATGAACTCGAACAACATGGTCGACCAGGCGGCGGCTCTGCTGATGTGCTCGGCCGCGACCGCGGACGCGCTGGGTATCGCACGCGACCGATGGGTCTTCCCCCATGCAAGCGTCGACGGCCATGACACCTACGCGATCGCCGAACGGCCCGCGCTCGATCGCTGTCATGCGATACGTATCGGCGGACAACGGGCGCTGGAGCTCAGCGGCATCGGCCTCGACGACATCGCCTATGTGGACCTGTACTCCTGCTTCCCGTCGGCGGTCCAGATCGCCGCGCGCGAGCTCGGGCTGCCACTCGACGACCCCGCCCGCCCGCTGACCGTCACGGGCGGGCTGTCCTTCGCCGGCGGACCATGGTGCAACTACTCGGCGCACGCGGTCGCGAGCATTGCCGAGCGTCTCCGCGACAACCCCGGCAATTACGGACTGGTCACCGCGAACAGCGGTTACCTGACCAAACAGGCGATCGGGGTGTACAGCACCGAGCCGCCGGCGAGCGGATTCCGCCGTGCCGACGTGCAGGCCGAGATCGACCGTGTCCCGACAGTCCGGGCTCTCGACACCTACGCCGGACCCGCCACCGCGGAGGCGTCCACCGTCGTCTACGACCGGTCCGGCGAACCCGAACGCGCCTTCCTCGCCGCCCGCACTTCCGGAGGCGAGCGGGTGCTGGCCGTCTCTCAGGACGACGCCGACATCGACGCACTCGTGTCCTGCGAGGAGGCTTCGATGCCGGTCGACATCGACGCCGACGGCACGTTCCACGTGTCCGGGTAG
- a CDS encoding TetR/AcrR family transcriptional regulator, which translates to MGRNSRTGGPEADAAAPQSGRLGVDDWTTAALALLVEDGVAAVKISTLCARLGVTKGSFYWHFADLRSLMAATADHWCGRQNDAVRGLDDLESLPVDERLGVMSRMLLAEGSWTVERAIRDWARTNEQVAESVRVLDRRIFDVVEATMRELGFDEQDARLRAGVMVYAGVGFIHARGNLPAPEVEDIDRLIAMVTARP; encoded by the coding sequence GTGGGCCGGAACAGTAGGACGGGTGGCCCGGAGGCTGACGCGGCCGCTCCGCAGTCAGGCCGCCTCGGCGTCGACGATTGGACGACGGCGGCGCTCGCGCTCCTCGTAGAGGACGGCGTGGCCGCCGTGAAGATCTCCACGTTGTGCGCCCGGCTCGGCGTGACGAAGGGCAGCTTCTACTGGCACTTCGCCGACCTGCGATCGCTGATGGCCGCGACCGCCGATCACTGGTGCGGGCGCCAGAACGACGCCGTGCGCGGCCTGGACGACCTGGAGTCGCTCCCCGTCGACGAACGCCTCGGAGTGATGTCGCGGATGCTGCTCGCGGAGGGCTCCTGGACGGTCGAGCGGGCGATCCGGGACTGGGCGCGCACCAACGAACAGGTTGCCGAGTCCGTGCGCGTGCTCGACCGGCGGATCTTCGACGTCGTCGAGGCGACGATGCGCGAGCTCGGCTTCGACGAGCAGGACGCGCGCCTGCGGGCCGGGGTGATGGTCTACGCGGGAGTGGGGTTCATCCACGCCCGCGGCAACCTGCCGGCGCCGGAGGTCGAGGACATCGACAGGCTCATCGCCATGGTGACCGCGCGGCCATAG
- a CDS encoding multicopper oxidase family protein codes for MMHPGRRDTTRSSAAPAVRRRDLLRGTAALGLAAGFVGLADGRTPASAANAFHYPDGVRSPLLFHSPRLEPFRDALPVLPTLRGTALDMTASNGRHRFHRDLPPAPSFGYNGRSHLGPTIEAESGTPSTLTFRNALGRHPFADDIDVTLSGVKKSYGDFPPTSFHLHGSPTAPDSDGHPMRLSWPGQGDVHHFPNSTEACHLWYHDHAMGITRLNVYAGLAGMHLVRDAFDTGRADNPLGLPAGEFENVLVLQEKILTDDGGMNARSTWIVPEGSWEGGSAGDVGVVNGVVWPRMPVARGLYRFRIINADSFSTWNLHLSTRARFWVIGNGGGLLDAPVPTTAVRLAPAERIDVLIDFSGHSPGDLIELRNDEEPVFQAAILGERAMPLFCRFEVGAARGFTGPVPHTLRGGRRQPALLPPLAAPSRTRDVTVSQPYALRMPPAMMTLNNLRWSDPQIETPRQGTIEQWNIINITPDPHPIHLHLVMFRILGRTPLRTLEYQAAHPQPPLGVKWAPSAERFLAGPMAPPAAWERGWKDTVLVPGGSVTRIIVRFPTAEELGFDPDAPFSAAPSMPGARPYPPGAPDPDDAAEMRGYVWHCHLLDHEDHEMMLRYRTLA; via the coding sequence ATGATGCACCCAGGCCGCCGCGACACCACCCGCAGCTCCGCGGCGCCGGCCGTCCGCCGCCGTGATCTTCTGCGCGGCACTGCGGCCCTGGGCCTCGCGGCGGGATTCGTCGGCCTCGCCGACGGCCGCACCCCGGCTTCTGCGGCGAACGCGTTCCACTACCCCGACGGCGTGCGCAGCCCGCTGCTCTTCCACAGCCCGCGTCTCGAGCCGTTCCGGGACGCGCTCCCGGTGCTCCCGACGCTGCGGGGCACGGCGCTCGACATGACCGCGTCGAACGGCCGCCACCGTTTCCACCGCGACCTGCCGCCCGCCCCCTCGTTCGGCTACAACGGCCGGTCGCATCTCGGCCCCACGATCGAGGCGGAATCCGGCACGCCGTCCACCCTCACGTTCCGCAACGCGCTGGGCCGCCACCCGTTCGCCGACGACATCGACGTGACCCTTTCGGGCGTGAAGAAGTCCTACGGCGACTTCCCGCCCACGTCGTTCCATTTGCACGGCAGCCCCACCGCGCCGGACAGCGACGGTCACCCGATGCGCCTGTCCTGGCCCGGCCAGGGCGACGTCCACCACTTCCCGAACAGCACCGAGGCCTGCCACCTCTGGTACCACGACCACGCCATGGGCATCACCCGGCTCAACGTCTACGCCGGGCTCGCGGGGATGCACCTGGTGCGCGACGCCTTCGACACCGGCCGCGCAGACAACCCGCTGGGCCTGCCCGCCGGGGAGTTCGAGAACGTCCTGGTGCTCCAGGAGAAGATCCTCACCGACGACGGCGGCATGAACGCCCGCTCGACGTGGATCGTGCCGGAGGGCAGCTGGGAGGGCGGCTCTGCCGGGGACGTCGGCGTGGTCAACGGCGTCGTCTGGCCGCGCATGCCCGTCGCCCGCGGCCTCTACCGCTTCCGCATCATCAACGCGGATTCGTTCAGCACCTGGAATCTGCACCTGTCCACCCGCGCGCGGTTCTGGGTGATCGGCAACGGCGGCGGCCTGCTCGACGCCCCCGTGCCCACCACCGCGGTCCGGCTCGCCCCCGCCGAGCGCATCGACGTGCTCATCGACTTCTCCGGTCATTCCCCCGGCGACCTCATCGAGCTGCGCAACGACGAGGAGCCCGTCTTCCAGGCGGCGATCCTCGGCGAACGCGCCATGCCGTTGTTCTGCCGCTTCGAGGTGGGCGCGGCGCGCGGATTCACCGGGCCGGTGCCGCACACGCTGCGCGGCGGACGCCGGCAACCCGCGCTGCTGCCCCCACTCGCCGCGCCGTCACGCACACGTGACGTCACGGTGAGCCAGCCTTACGCCCTGCGCATGCCGCCCGCGATGATGACGCTGAACAATCTGCGCTGGTCGGACCCGCAGATCGAGACGCCCCGCCAGGGCACCATCGAGCAGTGGAACATCATCAACATCACCCCGGACCCGCACCCGATCCACCTGCACTTGGTGATGTTCCGGATCCTGGGCCGCACTCCGCTGCGCACCCTCGAATACCAGGCGGCGCATCCGCAACCGCCGCTCGGCGTCAAGTGGGCGCCGTCCGCGGAGCGGTTCCTCGCCGGCCCCATGGCGCCGCCCGCGGCGTGGGAGCGCGGGTGGAAGGACACGGTCCTGGTGCCCGGCGGCAGCGTCACGCGCATCATCGTGCGCTTCCCCACCGCCGAGGAGCTCGGTTTCGACCCGGACGCACCGTTCTCCGCCGCACCGTCGATGCCCGGCGCGCGTCCGTATCCGCCGGGCGCACCCGACCCGGACGACGCCGCCGAAATGCGCGGCTACGTCTGGCATTGCCACCTGCTCGACCACGAGGACCACGAAATGATGCTGCGCTACCGGACCCTCGCATGA
- a CDS encoding oxygenase MpaB family protein, with product MTAQPETDRPAPVEAARPSGGDAPPQDRCPRRFRYWHNAARPGVRRTRGLIRNLTGFDIFPTHAQAVDLCNDLYAGDPVAERFVADVFDGPIGPAEGRRMLQKALAHGIDAVDDAPASMRALFAEFEDVPAWVDHDLVEQGAAIWRRWGTMLFSVAGAITLEIYTEAAVATPLSLSGGYAGDNALRRFLETGRFWIDVSTPDALFTPGSDGRATAMLVRVMHVAVRRRVAEHPEWRADDWGLPISQTYMLLTLIGGSVAPALALWPLGYLTSGTEIRALLHFQKYMGHLLGVQPRWFPETIGDCLRVLAMTIASRSYDAGAHGAELVESFPRAFGPRDEHRGLQRLRAAYNERIYAAYSALFMAPRTRARYDMPRAFPWVLIPVARAPLVAASEVARRLVPGYARLLEAVMVRHRANWLDAQMAGREAQFDAQSALRR from the coding sequence ATGACCGCACAGCCCGAGACCGACCGGCCTGCCCCCGTGGAGGCCGCGCGACCTTCCGGCGGCGACGCGCCACCGCAGGACAGGTGCCCCCGGCGCTTCCGCTACTGGCACAACGCCGCCCGGCCGGGCGTGCGCAGGACCCGCGGCCTCATCCGAAACCTCACCGGCTTCGACATCTTCCCCACGCACGCCCAAGCCGTGGATCTGTGCAACGACCTGTACGCGGGCGACCCGGTGGCCGAGCGCTTCGTCGCCGACGTCTTCGACGGACCCATCGGCCCCGCCGAGGGACGCAGGATGCTGCAGAAGGCCCTCGCCCACGGGATCGACGCCGTCGACGACGCGCCTGCATCGATGCGGGCGCTGTTCGCCGAGTTCGAGGACGTCCCCGCGTGGGTGGACCACGACCTCGTCGAGCAGGGCGCGGCGATCTGGCGACGCTGGGGCACGATGCTGTTCTCCGTCGCGGGCGCGATCACCCTCGAGATCTACACCGAGGCCGCCGTCGCCACACCTCTGTCGCTCTCCGGCGGCTACGCCGGGGACAACGCCCTGCGGCGCTTCCTGGAGACCGGGCGGTTCTGGATCGACGTGTCCACCCCCGACGCGTTGTTCACCCCCGGATCCGACGGCCGCGCCACGGCGATGCTCGTGCGGGTGATGCACGTGGCGGTGCGTCGGCGCGTGGCCGAGCACCCTGAATGGCGGGCCGACGACTGGGGCCTGCCCATCAGCCAGACGTACATGCTGCTCACGCTCATCGGCGGCAGCGTCGCACCCGCACTGGCCCTGTGGCCCCTGGGTTACCTCACCAGCGGAACAGAGATACGTGCGTTGCTGCATTTCCAGAAGTACATGGGCCACCTGCTGGGCGTGCAGCCGCGGTGGTTCCCCGAGACCATCGGCGATTGCCTCCGCGTGCTGGCGATGACGATCGCCTCCCGCTCCTACGACGCCGGAGCACACGGGGCCGAACTGGTCGAATCGTTCCCCCGGGCGTTCGGCCCACGCGACGAGCACCGCGGGCTGCAACGCCTCCGCGCCGCCTACAACGAGCGCATCTACGCCGCCTATTCCGCGCTGTTCATGGCGCCGCGCACTCGGGCGCGCTACGACATGCCGCGCGCCTTCCCCTGGGTCCTCATCCCCGTCGCACGCGCCCCTCTGGTGGCCGCCTCCGAGGTCGCGCGGCGCCTCGTCCCCGGCTACGCCCGCCTGCTCGAGGCCGTCATGGTCCGCCACCGGGCGAACTGGTTGGACGCGCAGATGGCCGGGCGCGAAGCCCAGTTCGACGCACAGAGCGCGCTGCGCCGCTGA
- a CDS encoding phytoene desaturase family protein yields MTTAVVVGSGPNGLSAAVRLAHAGLDVTVLEAADRPGGGTRTSELTLPGVLHDECSGFHPTGAASPYFTALGLERHGLRWLWPEIDLAHPLDDGRAALATRGLRHANSLGTDAQRWRRMFTPLAARFDDLAADVLRPMAHVPRHPVTLGRFGIQALAPAMWHTRRFSDEPAGALFAGVAAHAFGRLDTPLSSAVGLLLTAAAHAVGWPVAEGGSSAISRALATELAAHGGRVRTGIRVESLDGLRDLTGAAPDVVLLDTAPAGALTIAGDALPVRVGRALRRYSYGPAAHKVDFAIEGDIPWSNPDCARAGTVHLGGSAREIADVEAATARGRMPRRPFVLLGQQYVADPSRSGSTESGAAINPVYAYAHVPHGYDGGAGDATEAVIAQIERFAPGFRGRILATSVRGPADLEAHNSNYVGGDIAAGAQTAVQTVFRPRPALHPYALGIPGVYLCSSATPPGAGVHGMSGYHAAEAALAWLRRR; encoded by the coding sequence ATGACAACGGCGGTAGTGGTCGGCAGCGGCCCCAACGGGCTGTCCGCGGCCGTCCGCCTTGCGCACGCAGGCCTCGACGTGACGGTGCTGGAAGCCGCCGATCGCCCGGGCGGCGGGACGCGCACCTCCGAACTGACGCTGCCCGGTGTGCTGCACGACGAGTGCTCGGGATTCCACCCGACGGGCGCGGCCTCGCCCTACTTCACCGCACTCGGCCTGGAACGGCACGGGCTGCGGTGGCTGTGGCCGGAGATCGACCTGGCCCACCCGCTCGACGACGGCCGGGCCGCCCTGGCGACACGCGGGCTGCGGCACGCCAATTCACTCGGGACCGACGCGCAGCGGTGGCGGCGCATGTTCACCCCGCTCGCCGCACGATTCGACGACCTCGCCGCCGACGTCCTCCGCCCGATGGCGCACGTGCCGCGGCATCCGGTGACGTTGGGCCGGTTCGGGATCCAGGCGCTCGCCCCCGCCATGTGGCACACGCGGCGGTTCTCCGACGAGCCCGCAGGCGCACTGTTCGCGGGCGTCGCGGCGCACGCCTTCGGACGGCTGGACACTCCGCTGAGCAGTGCCGTCGGCCTGCTGCTCACCGCCGCCGCGCACGCCGTCGGCTGGCCGGTCGCGGAAGGCGGCTCCTCCGCGATCAGCCGGGCTCTCGCAACGGAGCTCGCGGCACACGGCGGGCGGGTGCGCACAGGAATCCGCGTGGAATCGCTCGACGGGCTGCGGGATCTCACCGGCGCCGCCCCGGACGTCGTCCTGCTCGACACGGCTCCGGCCGGGGCGCTCACCATCGCGGGCGACGCGCTGCCGGTCCGCGTGGGCCGCGCACTGCGGCGGTACTCGTACGGGCCCGCCGCGCACAAGGTGGACTTCGCGATCGAGGGCGACATCCCCTGGTCCAACCCCGACTGCGCCCGCGCCGGCACCGTCCACCTCGGCGGCAGTGCTCGGGAGATCGCGGACGTGGAGGCCGCCACTGCGCGTGGGCGGATGCCGCGGCGCCCATTCGTCCTGCTGGGGCAGCAATACGTGGCCGACCCCTCGCGATCGGGCAGCACGGAGTCGGGAGCCGCGATCAACCCTGTCTATGCCTACGCGCACGTGCCGCACGGCTATGACGGCGGCGCAGGCGACGCCACCGAGGCGGTCATCGCCCAGATCGAGCGTTTCGCGCCCGGGTTCCGCGGGCGGATCCTGGCCACTTCGGTACGCGGCCCCGCAGACCTGGAGGCGCACAACAGCAACTACGTCGGCGGGGACATTGCGGCCGGGGCGCAAACGGCTGTGCAGACGGTGTTCCGCCCGCGGCCTGCCCTCCACCCCTACGCGCTCGGGATCCCGGGGGTGTACCTGTGCTCGTCGGCCACTCCGCCCGGCGCCGGCGTGCACGGGATGAGCGGCTACCACGCGGCCGAGGCGGCGCTCGCCTGGCTGCGTCGCCGGTGA
- a CDS encoding enoyl-CoA hydratase, whose product MTGDRPGREFPVGPGGVRSELGADGILRITLCRPERLNALDSDVIAELSAALRRTGDPTVRVVVLTGEGRAFCTGADLSTLDGDPKAMMDAANALIRAVVSAPVPVIAAVNGPAAGFAVGLACAADLIYAAESAYFLLPFITIGLMPDGGASALVTGAIGRARAAEMAMLGERLPAAEAFACGLVTRTVPDAELSAYVEHAAERLAAGPRRALGLTKKALAATALDRLDAALDREREGQIELLDSADAAEGVAAAMQKRRPRFGV is encoded by the coding sequence ATGACGGGGGATCGTCCGGGGCGGGAGTTCCCCGTCGGCCCGGGCGGTGTGCGATCCGAGCTGGGCGCGGACGGGATCCTGCGGATCACCCTGTGCCGTCCGGAACGCCTCAACGCCCTGGACTCGGACGTGATTGCGGAGCTGAGCGCGGCGCTGCGGCGCACCGGCGACCCCACGGTGCGCGTCGTCGTCCTCACGGGGGAGGGCCGTGCCTTCTGCACCGGCGCCGACCTGTCCACTCTCGACGGTGACCCGAAGGCGATGATGGACGCGGCGAATGCGTTGATCCGCGCCGTGGTGTCCGCGCCAGTGCCGGTGATCGCCGCGGTGAACGGCCCCGCGGCTGGCTTCGCTGTGGGCCTGGCCTGCGCGGCGGACCTGATCTACGCCGCGGAGAGCGCGTACTTCCTGCTGCCGTTCATCACCATCGGACTGATGCCCGACGGCGGGGCCAGCGCCCTGGTGACCGGTGCGATCGGCCGGGCGCGGGCGGCCGAGATGGCGATGCTGGGCGAACGGCTGCCGGCGGCGGAGGCCTTCGCTTGCGGGCTGGTGACGCGGACGGTGCCCGACGCGGAACTCAGCGCGTATGTCGAGCACGCAGCCGAGCGGCTGGCGGCCGGCCCGCGCAGGGCGCTGGGACTGACCAAGAAAGCCCTAGCGGCGACCGCACTGGACCGGCTGGACGCGGCGCTGGACCGCGAGCGCGAAGGGCAGATCGAGCTGCTAGACAGCGCCGACGCCGCCGAGGGTGTCGCGGCGGCGATGCAGAAGAGGCGGCCGCGGTTCGGGGTGTGA
- a CDS encoding acyl-CoA synthetase produces MDHGIGNWLTIHARRTPNRVALIDGDTGARYPYGELDRRTNALADALRSKGVRPGDRVAFVLFNSPHLLEVAFAAAKLGAIAVPVNFRLSAPEIRYILDDSAACVAFASEQVIGTVREAAHGSYVRELIEIPSAATRSTGTASAYEELVASGDPARVEVDVAHDGVASLMYTSGTTGFPKGTMLTHGNHLWNAINSVGVDLGLTPQDVSLTAAPMFHIGAFGIFTLPLMYLGGSAVIVESFSPAGWLDAVEQFRPTVAFCVPAMWAAIAGAGISGRGLESLRYTISGGAPCPVTLIEKLRAQGMVFTEGFGLTETAPVASVLSADDVIAHAGSIGKPVTHVQMRVADEDGRDVPAGEVGELLLRGPSIFVGYWQKPEATATALRDGWFFSGDLAREDEDGYFHIVDRKKDMVITGGENVYPAEVEQVLYRHDAIAEVAVIGTPDDKWGESVTAVAVLKPGAAVAESELIAWVRERLAHFKCPRKVVFIDALPRTATGKILKRELRTQWGSGQVVHR; encoded by the coding sequence ATGGACCACGGAATCGGCAATTGGCTCACGATCCACGCGCGGCGCACCCCGAACCGTGTCGCGCTGATCGACGGCGACACGGGGGCCCGGTACCCCTACGGGGAACTGGACCGGCGCACGAACGCGCTCGCCGACGCGCTGCGCTCGAAGGGTGTGCGCCCGGGCGATCGGGTCGCGTTCGTCCTGTTCAACAGCCCGCACCTGCTGGAGGTGGCGTTCGCGGCGGCGAAGCTCGGGGCGATCGCCGTGCCGGTCAACTTCCGCCTGTCGGCCCCCGAGATCCGGTACATCCTCGACGACTCGGCCGCGTGCGTCGCCTTCGCATCCGAGCAGGTGATCGGCACCGTCCGCGAGGCGGCGCACGGCTCGTACGTGCGTGAGCTGATCGAGATCCCCTCGGCGGCCACGCGATCCACAGGTACCGCCTCTGCCTACGAGGAGCTCGTCGCCTCGGGCGACCCGGCCCGCGTCGAAGTCGACGTGGCGCACGATGGCGTCGCGTCGCTGATGTACACCTCCGGGACCACCGGCTTTCCCAAGGGCACCATGCTCACCCACGGCAACCACCTGTGGAATGCGATCAACAGCGTGGGCGTCGACCTGGGGCTGACCCCGCAAGACGTCTCGCTCACGGCGGCGCCCATGTTCCACATCGGCGCGTTCGGCATCTTCACGCTGCCGCTGATGTACCTGGGCGGGAGTGCGGTGATCGTCGAATCGTTCTCCCCCGCAGGCTGGCTCGACGCGGTGGAGCAGTTCAGGCCGACGGTCGCGTTCTGCGTGCCCGCGATGTGGGCGGCGATCGCCGGCGCGGGAATCAGCGGGCGAGGTCTGGAGTCGTTGCGCTACACCATCTCCGGCGGTGCACCTTGCCCGGTGACGCTCATCGAGAAGCTGCGTGCGCAGGGGATGGTGTTCACCGAGGGCTTCGGGCTGACGGAGACGGCGCCGGTCGCCTCGGTGCTGTCAGCCGACGACGTGATCGCCCACGCCGGCTCCATCGGCAAGCCGGTGACGCACGTGCAGATGCGCGTGGCCGACGAGGACGGGCGCGACGTGCCGGCGGGAGAGGTGGGCGAACTGCTGTTGCGTGGGCCGAGCATCTTCGTCGGCTACTGGCAGAAGCCGGAGGCCACCGCCACGGCGCTGCGGGACGGGTGGTTCTTCTCCGGTGATCTGGCACGGGAGGACGAGGACGGCTACTTCCACATCGTCGACCGCAAGAAGGACATGGTCATCACCGGCGGCGAGAACGTCTACCCCGCCGAGGTGGAGCAGGTGCTCTACCGGCATGACGCGATCGCGGAGGTCGCCGTGATCGGCACTCCCGACGACAAGTGGGGCGAGTCGGTCACCGCCGTGGCAGTGCTCAAGCCGGGGGCCGCCGTGGCGGAGTCGGAACTGATCGCCTGGGTGCGAGAACGGCTCGCGCACTTCAAATGTCCGCGCAAGGTCGTGTTCATCGACGCGCTGCCTCGTACGGCCACCGGCAAGATCCTCAAACGCGAGCTGCGCACGCAGTGGGGCTCGGGCCAGGTGGTGCACCGATGA